Proteins from one Rhinolophus ferrumequinum isolate MPI-CBG mRhiFer1 chromosome 15 unlocalized genomic scaffold, mRhiFer1_v1.p scaffold_54_arrow_ctg1_1, whole genome shotgun sequence genomic window:
- the ZNF646 gene encoding zinc finger protein 646 isoform X2, translating to MEDAPTSLSCCDCQRHFPSLPELSRHRELLHPSSNQDSEEADSIPRPYRCQQCGRGYRHPGSLVNHRRTHETGLFPCTTCGKDFTNPMALKSHMRTHAPEGRRRRRPPRPKEATQHLQGETVSTDSWGQRLGHGESWGNQKKHTEETSICASEPDPKAALGTWEDPHTRQREGWESQPHSEEGAEGWGPTTNSARAPPLPTPASSLLSNLEQYLAESMVNFTGGQEPPQSLPAEEERRYKCSQCGKTYKHAGSLTNHRQSHTVGIYPCAICFKEFSNLMALKNHSRLHAQYRPYQCPHCPRAFRLPRELLEHQQSHEGERQERLWEEKGVPTTNGHTDESSQDQLPSAPMLNGAEELSVSGDLEDSGLEEYRPFRCGDCGRTYRHAGSLINHRKSHQTGVYPCSICSKQLFNAAALKNHVRAHHRPRQGAGEDGPSVLPASLPPAETTHKETEVPSPTLDHRPYKCNECGRAYRHRGSLVNHRHSHQTGEYQCSLCPRKYPNLMALRNHVRVHCKSARLSTGSGAEGPPSHLKGEVPADQGGAKAAPCTDQGDGCKHEEESTEGPPAANRTAPQICSMGRVLFEDLENLERHGQTLGEGKSSRTETRLSPPRAFACRDCGKSYRHSGSLINHRQTHQTGDFSCAACAKHFHTMAAMKNHLRRHSRRRGRQLRGQADSAGSDGGATLPGNWELAGDSEGLDCPQDLPGKSPHGAEGSLESEGDSLQAQAARDRCGLERDEACFQGDKESRGPKEGLERKEACFLDSLDIPGDEESGGPRFCDGLPGAGEDQKLAPGQPSCSAHSARAVTGCQAEVAHTCSDCGHSFPHATGLLSHRPCHPPGIYQCSLCPKEFDSLPALRSHFQNHGPGEVAPAQPFLCCLCGMIFPGRAGYRLHRRQAHGSSGMTEGEEEEGDEEGAAAAPSTPSAPLQLSEAELLNQLQREVEALDGAGYGHICGCCGQTYDDLGSLERHHRSQSSGNTTDRAASPVGETSDARQMVTDGFSEGTGTSVSAEGGDTTSAEGVGAPSASRLCAHGGEGALEAQPRPFRCNQCGKTYRHGGSLVNHRKTHQTGDYGCAVCARRYPNLAAYRNHLRNHPLCKGSEPRVGPGPVPVPFPEAGGGREPQDSSEEAAPAEVGKPREALKVESPEEAAWAETAVKKEHLGLKLEAADPGCERPFSCEVCGRSYKHAGSLSNHRQSRHAAHFCCRACSKGFSSLVSLKSHRCVRVHADPRRFRCSYCGKAFRLRKQLASHQRVHAEPGGVGGAQRGTRGERPFRCVQCGRTYRHAGSLLNHRCSRDTGRDGCPARPSTCSNRVALRDHQRLHAASQRRRAGRSRRAAVPGARCGRGFPGQSGPEHLRQHEETRRAQGGRSEGSRAPDQDLEGRWNGAGSGPRLECGAGRPGGQSRSPTGTAGPEATEPVSWGMGQAGGWRAVGGPVSREADWVPPGHVLTKTEGASGDSVPRSPCHLGNSQLSEPSQSQVDSWDGGDSSPQLQPDSPPFSCRQSEGPVSHDSRETDCHYCLLCSKEPLGPVAPDSRCHNHVAAQASACSDCGKSFESHREFASHLHSHASALCQVPPQMEEARGPDAGTRQDEVGPPGQGRAQKAPSEPSGAPGESAGRADGGQGAESALAEDERPFCCAQCGRSYRHAGSLLNHQKAHATGLYPCSLCPKLLPNLLSLKNHGRTHTDPKRHRCGICGKGFRTAARLEGHRRVHAPREGPFACPHCPRHFRRHVSFLQHLQQHQEEWAVDSSGAPKTPAAGRGDLSLPPPATPTTPLLDSSPQWPADLSFSL from the exons ATGGAGGACGCGCCCACCTCACTCAGCTGCTGTGACTGTCAGCGCCACTTCCCTAGCCTCCCGGAACTGTCACGGCACCGAGAACTACTCCATCCATCCTCCAACCAGGACAGTGAGGAGGCTGACAGCATCCCTCGGCCCTACCGCTGTCAGCAGTGTGGGCGGGGCTACCGCCACCCAGGGAGCCTGGTCAACCACCGCCGGACCCACGAGACTGGCCTTTTCCCCTGTACCACCTGTGGCAAGGACTTCACCAATCCCATGGCCCTCAAGAGCCACATGAGGACTCATGCTCCTGAGGGCCGCCGCAGGCGCAGACCCCCCCGCCCCAAGGAAGCCACTCAACACCTTCAGGGGGAGACAGTATCCACTGACTCCTGGGGCCAGAGGCTTGGCCATGGGGAAAGCTGGGGAAACCAGAAAAAACACACCGAAGAGACATCTATCTGTGCATCTGAGCCTGACCCTAAGGCAGCTCTGGGCACTTGGGAAGATCCACACACCAGACAAAGGGAAGGCTGGGAAAGCCAGCCACATTCTGAGGAGGGTGCAGAGGGCTGGGGGCCCACCACCAACTCTGCCAGAGCCCCACCGCTCCCTACTCCGGCCAGCAGCCTCCTTAGCAATTTGGAACAGTATTTAGCTGAGTCAATGGTGAATTTCACGGGGGGTCAGGAGCCACCCCAGTCCCTTCCTGCTGAGGAGGAACGGCGGTACAAGTGCAGTCAATGCGGCAAGACGTACAAGCATGCCGGGAGCCTCACCAACCACCGCCAGAGCCACACTGTCGGCATCTACCCTTGTGCCATCTGCTTCAAGGAGTTCTCTAACCTCATGGCTCTGAAGAACCACTCGCGACTCCATGCCCAGTACCGGCCTTACCAGTGTCCTCACTGCCCCCGTGCCTTCCGGCTCCCCCGAGAGCTGCTGGAACACCAGCAGTCCCATGAGGGTGAGAGGCAGGAGCGGctgtgggaagagaaaggggtACCCACCACCAACGGGCACACAGATGAGAGCAGCCAGGACCAGCTCCCTAGTGCCCCGATGTTGAATGGCGCTGAGGAGCTCAGCGTTTCTGGGGACCTGGAGGACAGTGGCCTGGAGGAGTATCGACCTTTCCGCTGCGGGGACTGTGGCCGTACTTACCGCCATGCCGGGAGCCTCATCAACCATCGCAAGAGCCACCAGACAGGTGTCTACCCCTGCTCCATCTGTTCCAAGCAGCTGTTCAACGCAGCCGCTCTCAAAAACCATGTGCGGGCTCATCACAGACCCCGGCAAGGAGCTGGCGAGGATGGGCCATCAGTGCTACCAGCTTCCCTGCCCCCGGCCGAGACCACCCATAAAGAGACAGaggtccccagccccaccctggacCATCGCCCCTACAAGTGTAATGAATGTGGTCGGGCTTATCGCCACCGCGGGAGCCTCGTGAACCACCGCCACAGCCATCAGACAGGAGAGTACCAGTGCTCGCTCTGTCCCCGCAAGTATCCCAACCTGATGGCCCTGCGCAACCACGTGCGAGTCCATTGCAAGTCTGCACGCCTCAGCACTGGCTCAGGGGCCGAAGGTCCCCCCAGCCACCTCAAGGGGGAGGTTCCCGCTGACCAGGGGGGAGCAAAGGCAGCCCCATGTACAGATCAGGGCGATGGGTGCAAACACGAAGAGGAGTCCACGGAGGGCCCCCCAGCAGCAAATAGGACAGCACCACAGATATGTAGCATGGGCAGGGTGCTCTTTGAAGACCTTGAGAACCTTGAACGGCATGGCCAAACCCTCGGAGAAGGGAAAAGCAGCAGGACAGAGACCAGGCTGTCACCTCCCCGGGCATTTGCCTGCCGAGACTGTGGAAAGAGCTATCGCCACTCAGGCAGCCTCATCAACCACAGGCAGACCCACCAGACGGGGGACTTCAGCTGTGCTGCCTGCGCCAAGCACTTCCACACCATGGCTGCCATGAAGAACCATTTGCGTCGCCACAGTCGGCGGCGGGGCAGGCAGCTGCGGGGCCAGGCCGACAGTGCCGGCAGTGACGGAGGCGCCACGCTCCCTGGGAACTGGGAGCTGGCGGGAGACAGTGAGGGCCTGGACTGTCCCCAGGACCTGCCAGGGAAAAGTCCTCATGGAGCTGAGGGCAGCTTGGAAAGCGAGGGGGACTCTTTGCAGGCTCAAGCTGCAAGGGACAGGTGTGGGCTGGAGAGGGACGAGGCCTGTTTCCAGGGTGATAAGGAGAGCAGAGGCCCTAAGGAAgggctggagaggaaggaggcCTGTTTCCTTGACAGCTTGGACATCCCAGGTGACGAGGAAAGCGGTGGGCCTCGCTTCTGTGATGGCCTCCCGGGGGCGGGTGAAGACCAGAAGCTGGCCCCTGGCCAGCCCAGCTGCTCTGCCCACTCTGCCAGAGCTGTCACTGGCTGTCAGGCTGAGGTGGCCCACACGTGTTCTGACTGTGGGCACTCTTTCCCCCACGCCACCGGCCTGCTGAgccacaggccctgccacccgcCCGGCATCTACCAGTGCTCCCTCTGTCCCAAGGAGTTTGACTCCCTGCCCGCCCTGCGCAGCCACTTCCAGAACCACGGGCCCGGGGAGGTGGCCCCAGCACAGCCTTTCCTCTGCTGCCTCTGCGGCATGATCTTCCCCGGGCGGGCAGGCTACAGGCTCCACAGGCGCCAGGCTCATGGCTCCTCCGGCATGActgagggggaggaggaggagggcgaCGAGGAAGGGGCGGCCGCCGCCCCCTCCACGCCCAGCGCCCCGCTGCAGCTCTCAGAAGCAGAGCTGTTGAACCAGCTGCAGCGGGAGGTGGAGGCGCTGGACGGAGCCGGGTACGGGCACATCTGTGGCTGCTGCGGTCAGACTTACGATGACCTGGGGAGCCTGGAGCGTCACCACCGCAGTCAGAGTTCCGGGAACACCACGGACAGAGCTGCCAGCCCCGTGGGAGAGACCAGTGATGCCAGGCAGATGGTCACGGATGGCTTCTCTGAGGGCACCGGGACGTCCGTCTCCGCAGAGGGTGGGGACACAACGTCTGCCGAGGGTGTCGGTGCCCCGTCTGCAAGCCGCCTCTGCGCCCACGGTGGGGAAGGTGCCCTGGAGGCGCAGCCCCGCCCCTTCCGCTGCAACCAGTGCGGCAAGACCTACCGCCACGGAGGGAGCCTGGTGAACCATCGCAAGACCCACCAGACCGGCGACTACGGCTGCGCGGTGTGCGCCCGCCGCTACCCCAACCTGGCCGCCTACCGCAACCACCTGCGCAACCACCCGCTGTGCAAAGGCTCCGAGCCCCGGGTGGGGCCCGGCCCCGTCCCTGTCCCCTTCCCCGAGGCGGGAGGCGGCAGGGAGCCCCAGGACTCCTCCGAGGAGGCGGCGCCGGCAGAAGTGGGGAAGCCCCGGGAGGCACTCAAAGTGGAGTCCCCGGAGGAGGCGGCGTGGGCGGAGACCGCTGTGAAGAAGGAGCACCTGGGGCTGAAGTTGGAGGCCGCCGACCCGGGCTGCGAGCGGCCGTTCAGCTGCGAGGTGTGCGGCCGCTCCTACAAGCACGCCGGCAGCCTCAGCAATCACCGGCAGAGCCGCCACGCCGCCCACTTCTGCTGCCGGGCCTGCTCCAAGGGCTTCTCGAGCCTCGTGTCCCTCAAGAGCCACCGGTGCGTCCGCGTCCATGCAGACCCTCGGCGTTTCCGCTGCAGCTACTGTGGGAAGGCCTTCCGCCTGCGGAAGCAGCTGGCGAGCCACCAGCGGGTCCACGCCGAGCCGGGTGGGGTCGGGGGCGCCCAGAGAGGGACGCGGGGGGAGCGGCCCTTCCGCTGTGTGCAGTGTGGGCGGACCTACCGCCATGCGGGCAGCCTCCTGAACCACCGGTGCAGCCGGGACACGGGCCGCGACGGCTGTCCCGCTCGCCCCAGCACCTGCTCCAACCGCGTTGCCTTGCGGGACCACCAGAGGCTGCACGCGGCCAGCCAGCGGCGGCGAGCAGGGCGGTCCCGGCGGGCAGCTGTGCCCGGCGCCCGCTGCGGCCGGGGCTTCCCTGGCCAGAGCGGCCCGGAGCACCTGCGGCAGCATGAGGAGACCAGAAGAGCTCAGGGAGGCCGCAGCGAGGGGAGCCGGGCCCCTGACCAGGACCTAGAGGGCAGATGGAATGGTGCCGGGTCGGGACCCCGCCTGGAGTGTGGCGCCGGGAGGCCAGGGGGGCAGAGTCGCAGCCCCACCGGGACAGCAGGTCCCGAAGCCACAGAGCCAGTGTCCTGGGGCATGGGGCAGGCAGGTGGGTGGCGAGCAGTCGGGGGACCAGTGAGTCGGGAAGCAGATTGGGTTCCTCCAGGTCATGTGTTAACCAAGACAGAAGGCGCGTCAGGGGACAGTGTCCCCAGAAGTCCTTGCCACTTGGGCAACAGCCAGCTCAGTGAGCCTAGTCAGAGTCAGGTGGATAGCTGGGACGGTGGAGACAGCAGCCCTCAGCTGCAGCCAGACAGCCCCCCCTTTTCCTGCCGCCAGTCGGAAGGGCCCGTGAGCCACGACTCCCGTGAGACAGACTGCCACTATTGCCTGCTCTGCTCCAAGGAGCCCTTGGGTCCTGTGGCCCCTGACAGCCGCTGCCACAACCATGTAGCTGCCCAGGCTTCTGCCTGCTCGGACTGTGGCAAGTCCTTCGAGTCCCACCGCGAGTTCGCCAGCCACCTGCACTCTCATGCCAGTGCCCTTTGTCAGGTGCCACCCCAGATGGAAGAGGCCCGAGGTCCTGACGCCGGGACCAGGCAGGATGAGGTGGGCCCCCCTGGCCAGGGGCGAGCCCAGAAGGCCCCCTCAGAACCTTCCGGGGCCCCAGGAGAGAGCGCTGGAAGGGCTGACGGGGGGCAGGGAGCTGAGTCTGCGCTGGCTGAAGACGAGCGGCCCTTCTGCTGTGCGCAGTGCGGCCGTTCCTACCGCCATGCCGGCAGCCTCCTGAACCACCAGAAGGCCCATGCCACCGGACTCTacccctgctccctctgccccaaaCTTCTGCCCAACCTGCTCTCCCTCAAGAACCACGGCAGGACCCACACGGACCCCAAGCGCCATCGCTGCGGCATCTGTGGCAAGGGCTTCCGGACAGCGGCCCGGCTGGAGGGCCACAGGCGGGTCCATGCCCCCCGGGAGGGGCCCTTCGCCTGCCCCCACTGTCCCCGCCACTTCCGCCGCCACGTCAGCTTCCTGCAGCACCTGCAGCAGCACCAGGAGGAGTGGGCTGTGGACAGCTCTG gagCCCCAAAGACCCCAGCAGCAGGCAGAGGGGACTTGTCATTGCCCCCTCCAGCCACCCCCACGACTCCGCTCCTGGACTCTTCACCCCAGTGGCCTGCAGacctcagcttctccctctga
- the ZNF646 gene encoding zinc finger protein 646 isoform X1 — MEDAPTSLSCCDCQRHFPSLPELSRHRELLHPSSNQDSEEADSIPRPYRCQQCGRGYRHPGSLVNHRRTHETGLFPCTTCGKDFTNPMALKSHMRTHAPEGRRRRRPPRPKEATQHLQGETVSTDSWGQRLGHGESWGNQKKHTEETSICASEPDPKAALGTWEDPHTRQREGWESQPHSEEGAEGWGPTTNSARAPPLPTPASSLLSNLEQYLAESMVNFTGGQEPPQSLPAEEERRYKCSQCGKTYKHAGSLTNHRQSHTVGIYPCAICFKEFSNLMALKNHSRLHAQYRPYQCPHCPRAFRLPRELLEHQQSHEGERQERLWEEKGVPTTNGHTDESSQDQLPSAPMLNGAEELSVSGDLEDSGLEEYRPFRCGDCGRTYRHAGSLINHRKSHQTGVYPCSICSKQLFNAAALKNHVRAHHRPRQGAGEDGPSVLPASLPPAETTHKETEVPSPTLDHRPYKCNECGRAYRHRGSLVNHRHSHQTGEYQCSLCPRKYPNLMALRNHVRVHCKSARLSTGSGAEGPPSHLKGEVPADQGGAKAAPCTDQGDGCKHEEESTEGPPAANRTAPQICSMGRVLFEDLENLERHGQTLGEGKSSRTETRLSPPRAFACRDCGKSYRHSGSLINHRQTHQTGDFSCAACAKHFHTMAAMKNHLRRHSRRRGRQLRGQADSAGSDGGATLPGNWELAGDSEGLDCPQDLPGKSPHGAEGSLESEGDSLQAQAARDRCGLERDEACFQGDKESRGPKEGLERKEACFLDSLDIPGDEESGGPRFCDGLPGAGEDQKLAPGQPSCSAHSARAVTGCQAEVAHTCSDCGHSFPHATGLLSHRPCHPPGIYQCSLCPKEFDSLPALRSHFQNHGPGEVAPAQPFLCCLCGMIFPGRAGYRLHRRQAHGSSGMTEGEEEEGDEEGAAAAPSTPSAPLQLSEAELLNQLQREVEALDGAGYGHICGCCGQTYDDLGSLERHHRSQSSGNTTDRAASPVGETSDARQMVTDGFSEGTGTSVSAEGGDTTSAEGVGAPSASRLCAHGGEGALEAQPRPFRCNQCGKTYRHGGSLVNHRKTHQTGDYGCAVCARRYPNLAAYRNHLRNHPLCKGSEPRVGPGPVPVPFPEAGGGREPQDSSEEAAPAEVGKPREALKVESPEEAAWAETAVKKEHLGLKLEAADPGCERPFSCEVCGRSYKHAGSLSNHRQSRHAAHFCCRACSKGFSSLVSLKSHRCVRVHADPRRFRCSYCGKAFRLRKQLASHQRVHAEPGGVGGAQRGTRGERPFRCVQCGRTYRHAGSLLNHRCSRDTGRDGCPARPSTCSNRVALRDHQRLHAASQRRRAGRSRRAAVPGARCGRGFPGQSGPEHLRQHEETRRAQGGRSEGSRAPDQDLEGRWNGAGSGPRLECGAGRPGGQSRSPTGTAGPEATEPVSWGMGQAGGWRAVGGPVSREADWVPPGHVLTKTEGASGDSVPRSPCHLGNSQLSEPSQSQVDSWDGGDSSPQLQPDSPPFSCRQSEGPVSHDSRETDCHYCLLCSKEPLGPVAPDSRCHNHVAAQASACSDCGKSFESHREFASHLHSHASALCQVPPQMEEARGPDAGTRQDEVGPPGQGRAQKAPSEPSGAPGESAGRADGGQGAESALAEDERPFCCAQCGRSYRHAGSLLNHQKAHATGLYPCSLCPKLLPNLLSLKNHGRTHTDPKRHRCGICGKGFRTAARLEGHRRVHAPREGPFACPHCPRHFRRHVSFLQHLQQHQEEWAVDSSGTGGAPKTPAAGRGDLSLPPPATPTTPLLDSSPQWPADLSFSL, encoded by the exons ATGGAGGACGCGCCCACCTCACTCAGCTGCTGTGACTGTCAGCGCCACTTCCCTAGCCTCCCGGAACTGTCACGGCACCGAGAACTACTCCATCCATCCTCCAACCAGGACAGTGAGGAGGCTGACAGCATCCCTCGGCCCTACCGCTGTCAGCAGTGTGGGCGGGGCTACCGCCACCCAGGGAGCCTGGTCAACCACCGCCGGACCCACGAGACTGGCCTTTTCCCCTGTACCACCTGTGGCAAGGACTTCACCAATCCCATGGCCCTCAAGAGCCACATGAGGACTCATGCTCCTGAGGGCCGCCGCAGGCGCAGACCCCCCCGCCCCAAGGAAGCCACTCAACACCTTCAGGGGGAGACAGTATCCACTGACTCCTGGGGCCAGAGGCTTGGCCATGGGGAAAGCTGGGGAAACCAGAAAAAACACACCGAAGAGACATCTATCTGTGCATCTGAGCCTGACCCTAAGGCAGCTCTGGGCACTTGGGAAGATCCACACACCAGACAAAGGGAAGGCTGGGAAAGCCAGCCACATTCTGAGGAGGGTGCAGAGGGCTGGGGGCCCACCACCAACTCTGCCAGAGCCCCACCGCTCCCTACTCCGGCCAGCAGCCTCCTTAGCAATTTGGAACAGTATTTAGCTGAGTCAATGGTGAATTTCACGGGGGGTCAGGAGCCACCCCAGTCCCTTCCTGCTGAGGAGGAACGGCGGTACAAGTGCAGTCAATGCGGCAAGACGTACAAGCATGCCGGGAGCCTCACCAACCACCGCCAGAGCCACACTGTCGGCATCTACCCTTGTGCCATCTGCTTCAAGGAGTTCTCTAACCTCATGGCTCTGAAGAACCACTCGCGACTCCATGCCCAGTACCGGCCTTACCAGTGTCCTCACTGCCCCCGTGCCTTCCGGCTCCCCCGAGAGCTGCTGGAACACCAGCAGTCCCATGAGGGTGAGAGGCAGGAGCGGctgtgggaagagaaaggggtACCCACCACCAACGGGCACACAGATGAGAGCAGCCAGGACCAGCTCCCTAGTGCCCCGATGTTGAATGGCGCTGAGGAGCTCAGCGTTTCTGGGGACCTGGAGGACAGTGGCCTGGAGGAGTATCGACCTTTCCGCTGCGGGGACTGTGGCCGTACTTACCGCCATGCCGGGAGCCTCATCAACCATCGCAAGAGCCACCAGACAGGTGTCTACCCCTGCTCCATCTGTTCCAAGCAGCTGTTCAACGCAGCCGCTCTCAAAAACCATGTGCGGGCTCATCACAGACCCCGGCAAGGAGCTGGCGAGGATGGGCCATCAGTGCTACCAGCTTCCCTGCCCCCGGCCGAGACCACCCATAAAGAGACAGaggtccccagccccaccctggacCATCGCCCCTACAAGTGTAATGAATGTGGTCGGGCTTATCGCCACCGCGGGAGCCTCGTGAACCACCGCCACAGCCATCAGACAGGAGAGTACCAGTGCTCGCTCTGTCCCCGCAAGTATCCCAACCTGATGGCCCTGCGCAACCACGTGCGAGTCCATTGCAAGTCTGCACGCCTCAGCACTGGCTCAGGGGCCGAAGGTCCCCCCAGCCACCTCAAGGGGGAGGTTCCCGCTGACCAGGGGGGAGCAAAGGCAGCCCCATGTACAGATCAGGGCGATGGGTGCAAACACGAAGAGGAGTCCACGGAGGGCCCCCCAGCAGCAAATAGGACAGCACCACAGATATGTAGCATGGGCAGGGTGCTCTTTGAAGACCTTGAGAACCTTGAACGGCATGGCCAAACCCTCGGAGAAGGGAAAAGCAGCAGGACAGAGACCAGGCTGTCACCTCCCCGGGCATTTGCCTGCCGAGACTGTGGAAAGAGCTATCGCCACTCAGGCAGCCTCATCAACCACAGGCAGACCCACCAGACGGGGGACTTCAGCTGTGCTGCCTGCGCCAAGCACTTCCACACCATGGCTGCCATGAAGAACCATTTGCGTCGCCACAGTCGGCGGCGGGGCAGGCAGCTGCGGGGCCAGGCCGACAGTGCCGGCAGTGACGGAGGCGCCACGCTCCCTGGGAACTGGGAGCTGGCGGGAGACAGTGAGGGCCTGGACTGTCCCCAGGACCTGCCAGGGAAAAGTCCTCATGGAGCTGAGGGCAGCTTGGAAAGCGAGGGGGACTCTTTGCAGGCTCAAGCTGCAAGGGACAGGTGTGGGCTGGAGAGGGACGAGGCCTGTTTCCAGGGTGATAAGGAGAGCAGAGGCCCTAAGGAAgggctggagaggaaggaggcCTGTTTCCTTGACAGCTTGGACATCCCAGGTGACGAGGAAAGCGGTGGGCCTCGCTTCTGTGATGGCCTCCCGGGGGCGGGTGAAGACCAGAAGCTGGCCCCTGGCCAGCCCAGCTGCTCTGCCCACTCTGCCAGAGCTGTCACTGGCTGTCAGGCTGAGGTGGCCCACACGTGTTCTGACTGTGGGCACTCTTTCCCCCACGCCACCGGCCTGCTGAgccacaggccctgccacccgcCCGGCATCTACCAGTGCTCCCTCTGTCCCAAGGAGTTTGACTCCCTGCCCGCCCTGCGCAGCCACTTCCAGAACCACGGGCCCGGGGAGGTGGCCCCAGCACAGCCTTTCCTCTGCTGCCTCTGCGGCATGATCTTCCCCGGGCGGGCAGGCTACAGGCTCCACAGGCGCCAGGCTCATGGCTCCTCCGGCATGActgagggggaggaggaggagggcgaCGAGGAAGGGGCGGCCGCCGCCCCCTCCACGCCCAGCGCCCCGCTGCAGCTCTCAGAAGCAGAGCTGTTGAACCAGCTGCAGCGGGAGGTGGAGGCGCTGGACGGAGCCGGGTACGGGCACATCTGTGGCTGCTGCGGTCAGACTTACGATGACCTGGGGAGCCTGGAGCGTCACCACCGCAGTCAGAGTTCCGGGAACACCACGGACAGAGCTGCCAGCCCCGTGGGAGAGACCAGTGATGCCAGGCAGATGGTCACGGATGGCTTCTCTGAGGGCACCGGGACGTCCGTCTCCGCAGAGGGTGGGGACACAACGTCTGCCGAGGGTGTCGGTGCCCCGTCTGCAAGCCGCCTCTGCGCCCACGGTGGGGAAGGTGCCCTGGAGGCGCAGCCCCGCCCCTTCCGCTGCAACCAGTGCGGCAAGACCTACCGCCACGGAGGGAGCCTGGTGAACCATCGCAAGACCCACCAGACCGGCGACTACGGCTGCGCGGTGTGCGCCCGCCGCTACCCCAACCTGGCCGCCTACCGCAACCACCTGCGCAACCACCCGCTGTGCAAAGGCTCCGAGCCCCGGGTGGGGCCCGGCCCCGTCCCTGTCCCCTTCCCCGAGGCGGGAGGCGGCAGGGAGCCCCAGGACTCCTCCGAGGAGGCGGCGCCGGCAGAAGTGGGGAAGCCCCGGGAGGCACTCAAAGTGGAGTCCCCGGAGGAGGCGGCGTGGGCGGAGACCGCTGTGAAGAAGGAGCACCTGGGGCTGAAGTTGGAGGCCGCCGACCCGGGCTGCGAGCGGCCGTTCAGCTGCGAGGTGTGCGGCCGCTCCTACAAGCACGCCGGCAGCCTCAGCAATCACCGGCAGAGCCGCCACGCCGCCCACTTCTGCTGCCGGGCCTGCTCCAAGGGCTTCTCGAGCCTCGTGTCCCTCAAGAGCCACCGGTGCGTCCGCGTCCATGCAGACCCTCGGCGTTTCCGCTGCAGCTACTGTGGGAAGGCCTTCCGCCTGCGGAAGCAGCTGGCGAGCCACCAGCGGGTCCACGCCGAGCCGGGTGGGGTCGGGGGCGCCCAGAGAGGGACGCGGGGGGAGCGGCCCTTCCGCTGTGTGCAGTGTGGGCGGACCTACCGCCATGCGGGCAGCCTCCTGAACCACCGGTGCAGCCGGGACACGGGCCGCGACGGCTGTCCCGCTCGCCCCAGCACCTGCTCCAACCGCGTTGCCTTGCGGGACCACCAGAGGCTGCACGCGGCCAGCCAGCGGCGGCGAGCAGGGCGGTCCCGGCGGGCAGCTGTGCCCGGCGCCCGCTGCGGCCGGGGCTTCCCTGGCCAGAGCGGCCCGGAGCACCTGCGGCAGCATGAGGAGACCAGAAGAGCTCAGGGAGGCCGCAGCGAGGGGAGCCGGGCCCCTGACCAGGACCTAGAGGGCAGATGGAATGGTGCCGGGTCGGGACCCCGCCTGGAGTGTGGCGCCGGGAGGCCAGGGGGGCAGAGTCGCAGCCCCACCGGGACAGCAGGTCCCGAAGCCACAGAGCCAGTGTCCTGGGGCATGGGGCAGGCAGGTGGGTGGCGAGCAGTCGGGGGACCAGTGAGTCGGGAAGCAGATTGGGTTCCTCCAGGTCATGTGTTAACCAAGACAGAAGGCGCGTCAGGGGACAGTGTCCCCAGAAGTCCTTGCCACTTGGGCAACAGCCAGCTCAGTGAGCCTAGTCAGAGTCAGGTGGATAGCTGGGACGGTGGAGACAGCAGCCCTCAGCTGCAGCCAGACAGCCCCCCCTTTTCCTGCCGCCAGTCGGAAGGGCCCGTGAGCCACGACTCCCGTGAGACAGACTGCCACTATTGCCTGCTCTGCTCCAAGGAGCCCTTGGGTCCTGTGGCCCCTGACAGCCGCTGCCACAACCATGTAGCTGCCCAGGCTTCTGCCTGCTCGGACTGTGGCAAGTCCTTCGAGTCCCACCGCGAGTTCGCCAGCCACCTGCACTCTCATGCCAGTGCCCTTTGTCAGGTGCCACCCCAGATGGAAGAGGCCCGAGGTCCTGACGCCGGGACCAGGCAGGATGAGGTGGGCCCCCCTGGCCAGGGGCGAGCCCAGAAGGCCCCCTCAGAACCTTCCGGGGCCCCAGGAGAGAGCGCTGGAAGGGCTGACGGGGGGCAGGGAGCTGAGTCTGCGCTGGCTGAAGACGAGCGGCCCTTCTGCTGTGCGCAGTGCGGCCGTTCCTACCGCCATGCCGGCAGCCTCCTGAACCACCAGAAGGCCCATGCCACCGGACTCTacccctgctccctctgccccaaaCTTCTGCCCAACCTGCTCTCCCTCAAGAACCACGGCAGGACCCACACGGACCCCAAGCGCCATCGCTGCGGCATCTGTGGCAAGGGCTTCCGGACAGCGGCCCGGCTGGAGGGCCACAGGCGGGTCCATGCCCCCCGGGAGGGGCCCTTCGCCTGCCCCCACTGTCCCCGCCACTTCCGCCGCCACGTCAGCTTCCTGCAGCACCTGCAGCAGCACCAGGAGGAGTGGGCTGTGGACAGCTCTGGTACCGGGG gagCCCCAAAGACCCCAGCAGCAGGCAGAGGGGACTTGTCATTGCCCCCTCCAGCCACCCCCACGACTCCGCTCCTGGACTCTTCACCCCAGTGGCCTGCAGacctcagcttctccctctga